From the genome of Nicotiana sylvestris chromosome 2, ASM39365v2, whole genome shotgun sequence, one region includes:
- the LOC138883806 gene encoding secreted RxLR effector protein 161-like — protein sequence MTDEIEKMKAIPYASAVGSLMFVMLCIRPNICFVVGMVSRFQYNPGREHWTAIKYIIKYLKRTRDYILVHHSGDFAPIGYTDSDFQSDRDSRKSTSGYVFTLGDGSISWRSIKQSCVADSTMEAEYVAASKAAKEAIWLRNFLKELNVVPSVQAPIVLYCDNSGAVAISKEPRSHERSKHIKRKYHLIRDITQRGDARVLKIASEDNLADPFTKSLT from the coding sequence ATGACTGATGAGATAGAAAAGATGAAGGCGATCCCTTATGCTTCTGCTGTAGGGAGTCTTATGTTTGTTATGCTATGTATTAGACCTAACATCTGCTTTGTTGTTGGCATGGTTAGTAGATTTCAGTATAACCCTGGTCGAGAACACTGGACTGCTATTAAGTATATAATCAAGTACTTGAAGAGGACTAGGGATTATATATTAGTGCATCACTCAGGTGATTTCGCACCCATTGGCTATACTGATTCAGATTTCCAGTCAGATAGAGACTCTAGAAAATCTACCTCAGGATATGTTTTTACCTTAGGAGATGGATCCATAAGTTGGAGGAGCATCAAGCAATCATGTGTTGCTGATTCCACCATGGAAGCCGAATATGTGGCTGCATCTAAGGCAGCTAAAGAGGCTATTTGGCTCAGGAACTTTCTGAAAGAGCTTAATGTGGTTCCTTCAGTTCAAGCACCAATTGTACTTTATTGTGACAATAGTGGTGCAGTTGCAATCTCGAAAGAACCAAGAAGCCATGAAAGGAGTAAGCATATTAAGCGTAAATATCACTTAATTCGGGACATAACTCAGAGAGGTGATGCAAGAGTGTTGAAGATTGCGTCAGAGGACAATTTGGCAGACCCGTTTACAAAGAGCTTGACATAG